ATCGGATTGAGGTAAATACCGGTAATGCCAAGTTTCACTAAATGGTCAATATGGTCGATAATTCCCTGAAAATCACCACCGAAGTAATCAGTAGGAGAAGGCTCCTTACTTCCCCAAGGTAATGTGTTAGGAGGGTTAAGCTTAGGGTCACCGTTTGCAAATCTTTCCGGGAAAATTTGATACCATACGGTGTTTTTTACCCACTCTGGAGCTTTAAATACATCAATTTCATTTAAAAATGGGAAACAAAAATAAAAATTTGTATCTTTTGGAATGCTGGTAAAAAACCCCCCTTCACCAAAAATGAAGCGTTCATTTTTACCATACAATTCAAATCCATAACGGCAGCGACCGAATTCTGGTTTAATTTCTACAAACCAATAATCAAAAAGGTCATCAGAACCTTCTAATAACATGGGCTTTGAAGAATTGACCCATCCATCTTTGTCCCATTCATAAGGGTCACCGAAAATTAAGTATACGTTGGTTACATCTCCTTTTTTCACACGTATGCGGATATGGAGAGTCTCCTTATCGTAGGCATAAGCGTAATTATTTTTAGGTCTGTGGTAAATGGCTTCTTTTAACAAAGTGAACACTCCTTTTATAAAAAGTCTAGTAAATGAACGATACTTTGTACGTTTGTTGTTTGAGTTTTATCACAGATAGCCGTCCGTAAACCTCTCAGGTCAATATAGAGAGGAGAGCTATATCGATATAGGTGGAAGGTAACGGACGCTAAAGTCCTGATTCACTCAACTAACATCAGTGGGAGGAGAACGAAGACGCCCACTGATTGAAAGGTCGTTTATAATCTTCTAAGAGTGTATTTATTATAAATATGACTCTATAATAGGGGAAAAATTCACATATAACTATAGATTATTTAATAAAAACATATACTATTTGGCTATTGATGTGTTATATGTCTCGGTTCAATAGTTTTAACTCAATAGAAAAAAAGGACAGTAAGATCCCCCCTCAAAACTTAAGAAGTTGAAAAGTTTAGGTGGGGGCTTACTCCCCTTAAGATCCAATATAGAAAGGTTTTATCTTGCGAAACTCATGATTAGTTTTTTGTCATACGGCTAGTTAGACTAACCGTTTGCAACGGCTACATTGATTGAAGGGGCGTTTTATTCCTGACGTCTATATTCTCCAGGTGATATACCATACTTCTTTTTAAATACTCTATGAAAATAGGGGTAAGTGCCAAAACCACAGTTTTCAGCTATATGTTCCAGTGTCATCGTCGTATATGTCATTTGATTAATCGCTGTCGATAGCCGTATGTCGACAGCATATTCGATTATCGTTTTGCCAACACAGCTTTTAAACAGATGGGCAGCTCGAGAGACACTAAGGTCTGCAGATTGTGCCACATCTTCCACCTTGAATGTGTTCGTAGCATGTTCTTCAATGTATCGCAGCATGCGTGTGACTGGATAAGGCCGACTGACACATGAGGCTGTTTCGTGGACAGCACGTTCTAGCGATAAACATAGGGCTCTTAGTAAATATCCAGAGAGTTCTTTATTTTCTCCGTCTGACGGTCTGCGTTCTTCAATAATTAGGTGACGCCATAATGCGAGTAGTTTTTCATCGAGGTTGATCTGAGAGAAAGTTGGCCTTTCAGCACGTCCCCACCATTCATCGAGCCAAGTTCCTTCACATATTAAATGATAGTCTCCACTGTTTTGGCTTCCAGCAATTTTTATTTCATAAAGGTCGCCAGGTTTTGTTAATAGGAGTCCACCTTTTTTAAGAGTCATTTTTCTATTATTAACGGTAATTTCGCAAAATCCTTCTGTTTGTAAGCGGATAAGATAACTCGATAATTCGGACTTAGGTTGGGAATAACCTTTTGTGTGATGAGAATAACCGCAAAAACCAATATGCATCGTCATAAGTTAATCCTCCCCTTTCTGAACTGATTCAGAATTCTTACACCTATAGCTTAACGCATTCAATAGAAAGACTGATACGGATTTTTCCCATTAGCCTCGTATAGTTAGTTTAGCTCAAATTTTACTAGCTAGATATAGCTTATTTAGTCTGATTTATCCCACTCTTAAGGGGTAGTAAAACGCCCACTGATTGAAGCTTAGCTTTATTGAAAGGATACTAGTCACTCAATGACATATTGTAAACGTTTGTGCTTTAATAGCTATTTGCTAATAGTGGCAATCATTTGATAATAATAACCTATCACGTGGCGCCATACGTGAGAAGTAAAACGTATCTAGATGCCAAACTTAAATGCGATAGTTTCTATAATGTTTGGTGAGGAAGAGGGTTTGGATGCTATCCGTCTATCAACTTCTTACATTCTTTCCGCTAGCGCTTCACTCAGATAATGACCGTTGACAGAAAAAGAGCACAAAGAAAAGGACTATCAAAAGAATAGGAATTATTAACTATTTATACATTAATAGAATTAATCTACCTATTTTATGTTATTATGGTAGTGTATTACTAAAGACAAAGGGGATGATGAACGTAGCAGAATTAAAGTAGTATTATCAAGTTTTTTAGCCTTTATTGTCTTTTTTAGTGTTATATCTCCAGCGTATGCAGAGACTTTTAACGAACAAAAGAATGAAATAGAGGTAAATGATGAATTGAATATTGGTGTTAACAATATTCAATTTACTCCTTCTGATGATGATTCTCGGTTCAAGCTCTTCCTCTTATTCCTGCATTTGTTTCTTTCTTAGCTAAACAAGGACTCAAGAAAGCAGTTGTCAGATACGGTCCAAGTGCAGTAGCAACTTTGATTAGAAGTTCTGAAACAGTAGCTAGAGCCGTAGCTAAACAGCTAGGATATAGAGCAACAAATTATACTTCTAAAGGAGCAAAGGTTTATGTTAGATCTAAAGGAAAGGGACCTAAATATATTGTTAGGGATCGTGATGGTCATAGTGGAGGAGCTTGGAAAGGAGCTTCCTCTGTGAGAAATTTGGGTAGTAAAAACACTCGCTCTGGAACGTATAATGCTGAACTTAAAAGAATAGGAGACTAAATATAGTATGAAACAGATAGAAAAATTCAATGTAAGACTAGATAATTTTGAACAAACACCTTTTTACCAAGCTGATGGAAACCTTCGCTTTCGTATAGAAAGTGGTTTTTATGGTCACAAGAATTGGAAATACCTGAAAAAATTAATTTACAAACTTTTTGACAAAAACGAACAGATATATGCTTCTTTTTTATCTGGAGGGATTGTTAATGAGAAGCGGATTTATTCAAAAACTGGTTTAGGTAAATACATTAAAATAGTTAATTGGAAAGAAGATGTGGTTTACAATAGAGATTCAAACATGCATTTTGTTATAACTACGATTCAAAATGTACAACCGGAAGAAATTTATAAATATTCAAGAACTGTAACAACAGGTCATAAAGAAGCGTATACTGTGTTTTACAATGAAACATATCTAATGTATATCAGTAATGATGTTATTGATATTATTGGAAAAGAGGAGTCAAGCATCCGCGAAATAAAAAAACAGGTGATATCGTAAGAAAGATTATTATCCCCCTAATAGTTTCTGTCCACGATAAAATGCCTGACCGAAACAAGTGGAGGGAATTGAAGGAGTAGACAGGCTGCTGTTCACCCAGCCCCTCTTGGCTTGCAAGCAAACCCGTTTTGCTTTTCGCTCGGCAGGATGGTTCGGAATCCCCCCTCGGCGTTGGGGTCGGGGCCAACTGGAATGAATACTATTGATGTGGAGCAAGAAATTATTGCTTCACATGGCGAGTGTGAGTCGCTTCTAATGCTCTTCCTACAAATAGTTTGAGCTCATTATATAACCTTGGTGGAGGTGAGTTAGCAAGATATTTATCTAATCATGGAATAAGTGCTTATTGTTCTCTATAGGGCGATAAGGGTCCAAAAGTAGTTTCAGATTTAATAAGGTGTAAATGAACCTTTTAATTTATTTTTAGATAAGCGTCCGTAAAACTCCGCCTCAAAATATTTAGGCGGGAGATAACGGACGCTAATGTCCTGATTGAAGGTTCGTTTTATATCGTTCGAGTTTTTTGATTTTTTAAAAAGTAATAAAAGAAAAATAATAGCCATTATAAGACACCGTTAATGGTTTTTCTCCTCTATTGTTAATAATATTTTCCGAAAAACCCCTCATTACCATGTTATTTCCTGGATCAATTGTATTACAACATCATACTTAAATAATATAAGTTTACTTAGTACTGCTGAATAACTTCAAAAGTAAGACTTCACAAGGATTCTGGGCATTTATGTCGAAGTAAGGCGCAAGGAAAAACGTAGACTGTTGCTGAAAAACCTTGCTTTTGGAGGTCTGGGGAAATAAAGACAATCATTCAAAATATCACATTTTGTTACCACCATTTTGCAGAAGATGACCTAAAATTGAACTGAAGGGCTTTTTGCATGTGAGTTGCTCTTGACAGGAAGCACATAATGGTAAAAAGGCTGTTGAAAAGACGCTCCAACAGCTGGAGTACGTTTTAGCTACAGAGATTATCATGTTCCTTGTGTTTTTTACTGAATATATATGTCCTTACATTCACCTTTTTTAGCGTTATTTTTTCTTTTCTTCTAACACTTTTTTTAACGGTTCCTTATACTTTGACGATACGAGGATGTACAAAAAGTCCTCTTCTTTAATTTCTGTTTCACCGTATGGCGTAATCAATGTTTCATCTCTTACAATCGCACTAATATTCGCTTTTTGTGGGAAGGATATTTCGTGTAATTTCTTTCCTACAATAGCTGAATACTTCGTCGTTTTAAACTGAATCATTTCCGCATTTGCTTTACCCATCGAAATAAGTTCAATGGCATGATGCGGGCTGTCTTTGACAGGTCCAGTGAGCTTTAATTTTTCTGCTAAATACGTAATGCTAGAGCCTTGAATGAGCGTAGACGTTAAGACGATAAAGAACACCACATTAAAGAAAAGTTGTGCGTTTTCCAATCCGGCTACAATAGGGAACGTCGCAAGAACAATTGGCACAGCTCCACGTAAACCTGCCCATGAAAGGAACAGCTTTTCTTTCAGTGTGTATGACA
The Salipaludibacillus sp. LMS25 DNA segment above includes these coding regions:
- a CDS encoding AraC family transcriptional regulator; amino-acid sequence: MTMHIGFCGYSHHTKGYSQPKSELSSYLIRLQTEGFCEITVNNRKMTLKKGGLLLTKPGDLYEIKIAGSQNSGDYHLICEGTWLDEWWGRAERPTFSQINLDEKLLALWRHLIIEERRPSDGENKELSGYLLRALCLSLERAVHETASCVSRPYPVTRMLRYIEEHATNTFKVEDVAQSADLSVSRAAHLFKSCVGKTIIEYAVDIRLSTAINQMTYTTMTLEHIAENCGFGTYPYFHRVFKKKYGISPGEYRRQE